A stretch of candidate division KSB1 bacterium DNA encodes these proteins:
- a CDS encoding metal ABC transporter permease, with protein sequence MAELLSLPFMQRALLGGVLVGFLASYYGVFVVQRGLSFLGSGLAHAAFGGVALGLLLNTEPLWVAVPFTLLVALGIAWVHNRTKLGGDTAVGIFFSVAMALGVLFLFLRRQYTADAFTYLFGSILAVSNADLWLTGGVLLLTLLALPLWRRWSYASFDRELAQADRLPVAMDDYLLILLIAVSVVVAIKVVGIVLIAAFLVVPAAAARLLGRTFRHMTLLSVAVGMSSAVVGLVVSYYLDVPSGPTIILVQALVFFIAVAATSSLSRR encoded by the coding sequence ATGGCTGAGCTCCTTTCGCTCCCCTTCATGCAGAGGGCCCTCCTGGGCGGAGTGCTGGTGGGCTTTCTCGCCAGCTACTACGGCGTCTTTGTGGTGCAACGGGGACTGAGCTTCCTTGGCAGTGGCTTGGCACACGCGGCGTTCGGCGGGGTGGCCCTCGGCCTTCTCCTCAACACCGAGCCCCTCTGGGTGGCGGTGCCGTTCACCTTGCTCGTGGCCCTGGGCATTGCGTGGGTGCACAACCGCACCAAGCTGGGCGGCGACACGGCAGTGGGCATCTTTTTCTCCGTTGCCATGGCCCTTGGCGTGCTGTTCCTTTTCTTGCGCAGGCAGTATACGGCGGACGCCTTCACCTACCTCTTCGGCTCCATCCTTGCGGTGAGCAATGCAGACCTGTGGCTGACTGGCGGGGTGCTGCTCCTCACCTTGTTGGCCCTCCCTCTCTGGCGGCGGTGGTCCTATGCCTCATTTGACCGCGAGCTGGCGCAGGCCGACCGCCTCCCTGTTGCTATGGACGACTACCTCCTCATCCTGCTCATTGCGGTGAGCGTGGTGGTGGCCATCAAGGTGGTGGGCATCGTGCTCATTGCTGCCTTTCTTGTTGTGCCTGCCGCAGCGGCCCGTCTGCTCGGCCGCACCTTCCGCCACATGACCCTTCTTTCGGTGGCCGTCGGCATGAGCAGTGCCGTCGTCGGCCTGGTGGTGTCCTACTACTTGGACGTCCCAAGTGGGCCCACCATCATCCTGGTACAGGCGCTCGTCTTCTTCATTGCCGTGGCAGCCACATCCTCCCTTTCCCGCCGGTGA
- a CDS encoding methylmalonyl-CoA mutase family protein, producing MDDNRFLHAERAQWEEKVLNKVLQTHPERKASFSTGSWLPVDRLYLPTPLTPEEYQEKLGFPGQYPFTRGVQPTMYRGRLWTMRQYAGFGTAEESNARYKYLLSQGQTGLSVAFDLPTQVGYDSHDPRARGEVGKVGVAIDTLRDMEILFDGIPLDKVSTSMTINAPACVLLAFYIVVAEKQGVPPSQLEGTIQNDILKEYIARGTYIFPPKPSLRLITNIFEYCAHAVPRWNTISISGYHIREAGATAVQEVAFTLANGITYVQAALDAGLDVDRFAGRLSFFFNAYNDLFEEVAKFRAARRIWAKIMKERFAAKDPRSMMLRFHTQTGGSTLTAQQPDNNVVRVTTQTLAAVLGGTQSLHTNSRDEALSLPTEEAVRIALRTQQIVAHESGVTNTVDPLAGSYYVEALTDAIESEVWKYLDEIDKMGGMVAAIEKGYVQREIQEAAYRYQREVERGERIVVGVNAYVIDEAPPENILRVDPSLQQVQVKKLAEVKAQRDNEVVRTTLAALRQAARQPEVNVMPFVLDAARAYATLGEICDVFRQEFGEYQETVVL from the coding sequence ATGGACGACAACCGCTTCTTGCATGCCGAACGAGCGCAGTGGGAAGAGAAGGTCCTCAATAAGGTGCTGCAAACCCACCCGGAGCGCAAGGCGTCGTTTTCTACGGGTTCCTGGCTTCCGGTTGACCGCCTCTACCTGCCCACGCCACTGACGCCGGAGGAATACCAGGAGAAATTGGGTTTTCCCGGCCAGTATCCTTTCACCCGGGGTGTGCAGCCGACCATGTATCGCGGCAGGCTGTGGACCATGCGCCAGTACGCCGGCTTTGGCACTGCCGAAGAGTCCAACGCCAGATACAAGTACCTGTTGAGCCAGGGACAGACTGGCCTTTCGGTGGCCTTCGATCTCCCCACGCAGGTTGGCTACGACTCGCATGACCCGCGCGCCCGGGGCGAGGTGGGCAAAGTCGGTGTGGCCATCGACACGCTGCGGGACATGGAGATCCTGTTCGATGGCATACCTCTGGACAAGGTATCCACTTCCATGACCATCAATGCGCCGGCCTGTGTGTTGCTGGCCTTCTACATCGTCGTGGCGGAAAAGCAGGGCGTGCCGCCCTCCCAGCTTGAGGGCACTATTCAGAACGACATCCTCAAGGAGTACATTGCACGCGGCACCTACATCTTCCCGCCGAAGCCTTCGCTGCGGCTGATTACCAACATCTTCGAGTACTGCGCGCACGCGGTGCCCAGGTGGAACACCATCAGCATCTCCGGCTATCACATTCGCGAGGCCGGAGCGACGGCTGTGCAGGAGGTGGCCTTTACCCTCGCCAACGGCATCACCTACGTGCAGGCAGCGCTCGATGCCGGACTGGACGTGGACCGTTTTGCCGGCCGCCTGTCCTTTTTCTTCAATGCCTACAACGATCTGTTCGAGGAGGTGGCCAAGTTTCGGGCGGCACGCCGCATCTGGGCGAAAATCATGAAGGAACGCTTTGCCGCCAAGGACCCCAGGTCGATGATGCTGCGCTTCCACACCCAGACAGGGGGGAGCACCCTCACGGCGCAGCAGCCAGACAACAACGTGGTTCGTGTAACCACCCAGACCTTGGCTGCCGTGCTGGGCGGCACGCAAAGTCTGCACACCAACTCGCGGGACGAGGCGCTGAGCCTGCCCACCGAGGAGGCAGTGCGCATCGCCCTGCGCACGCAGCAGATCGTCGCCCACGAATCCGGCGTGACCAACACGGTCGACCCGCTGGCAGGCTCCTACTACGTGGAAGCCCTCACCGATGCCATCGAGAGCGAGGTGTGGAAGTACCTCGACGAGATCGACAAGATGGGCGGCATGGTGGCTGCCATCGAGAAGGGTTACGTCCAACGCGAGATTCAGGAGGCAGCCTACCGCTACCAGCGCGAGGTGGAAAGAGGCGAGCGGATTGTGGTGGGCGTGAACGCCTACGTCATCGACGAAGCACCGCCCGAGAACATCCTGCGCGTGGACCCCAGCCTGCAGCAGGTCCAGGTCAAGAAGCTGGCCGAGGTAAAGGCGCAACGCGACAACGAGGTGGTGCGAACCACGCTGGCCGCCCTGCGCCAGGCAGCCCGCCAGCCAGAGGTCAATGTGATGCCCTTTGTGCTGGATGCTGCCCGCGCCTATGCCACCTTAGGCGAGATCTGTGACGTGTTCAGGCAGGAGTTCGGCGAATACCAGGAAACCGTGGTGCTCTGA
- a CDS encoding cobalamin B12-binding domain-containing protein codes for MAKKKIRILIAKPGLDGHDRGAKYVARALKDAGYEVIYTGIRQSPEAIANAAIQEDVDFVGLSLLSGAHNELFPEVVKLLRERGGEQIIVFGGGIIPQGDIPFLRAQGVEAIFTPGTPMSKVIEFIEGNRARVEGR; via the coding sequence ATGGCGAAGAAAAAGATCCGCATACTCATTGCCAAACCCGGACTTGACGGCCACGACCGAGGTGCCAAGTACGTGGCCCGCGCCCTGAAGGATGCCGGCTACGAGGTCATCTACACGGGGATCCGCCAGTCGCCCGAAGCCATAGCCAACGCGGCCATCCAGGAAGATGTGGATTTTGTGGGGCTCAGCCTGCTTTCCGGGGCACACAACGAGCTCTTTCCGGAAGTGGTGAAGCTGCTCCGCGAACGGGGTGGCGAGCAGATAATCGTGTTTGGCGGGGGGATCATCCCGCAAGGCGACATCCCCTTCCTGCGCGCGCAAGGCGTGGAGGCGATCTTCACCCCGGGCACACCCATGTCCAAAGTCATCGAGTTCATCGAGGGCAACCGGGCACGGGTCGAGGGCAGATGA
- the meaB gene encoding methylmalonyl Co-A mutase-associated GTPase MeaB produces MSLAERVLAGETVAVARAMSWIENDHPEKESLTDALSLHCGRALVLGITGPPGSGKSSLVDRLIWRERAQGRRVGVIAVDPSSPFSGGAILGDRLRMQNHATDSGVFIRSMASRGHLGGVAGATADAIKVLDAAGFDRVLVETMGVGQSEIEVMELADIVVLVLVPGLGDEIQALKAGIMEIGDIFVVNKSDKPEAAKVRAQVEYVLGLAQERAQSPRPIVMTSALNNEGIDELVAALEIYHATLVANGALAQRRRERIARELQRLVAAKVQEKANAVLDLEGRLQDWVQCVAERRCGPYTLVREGLQQFWQEHRRP; encoded by the coding sequence ATGAGCTTAGCCGAACGCGTGTTAGCGGGCGAGACCGTGGCCGTCGCCCGGGCGATGAGCTGGATCGAGAACGACCACCCCGAGAAGGAGTCGCTCACTGACGCCCTGAGCCTGCACTGTGGCCGCGCCTTGGTCCTGGGTATCACCGGGCCGCCTGGTTCAGGCAAGAGCAGCCTGGTGGACCGCCTCATCTGGCGGGAAAGGGCCCAGGGCCGGCGCGTGGGGGTCATCGCCGTGGACCCCAGTTCTCCTTTTTCAGGGGGGGCCATCCTTGGCGACCGCCTGCGGATGCAAAATCACGCTACTGACAGCGGCGTATTCATCCGCTCCATGGCCTCCCGCGGTCATCTAGGCGGCGTGGCCGGCGCCACCGCCGACGCCATCAAGGTGCTGGATGCTGCCGGCTTCGATCGCGTCCTGGTGGAGACCATGGGTGTGGGCCAGAGCGAAATCGAGGTCATGGAGCTGGCCGATATCGTCGTCTTAGTCCTGGTGCCAGGGTTAGGCGATGAGATCCAGGCCCTCAAGGCAGGCATCATGGAGATCGGCGACATCTTTGTCGTCAACAAGAGCGACAAGCCGGAAGCAGCAAAGGTGCGCGCACAGGTGGAGTACGTGCTGGGCCTTGCGCAGGAGCGAGCACAATCACCGCGCCCCATCGTGATGACCTCTGCTCTGAACAACGAGGGCATCGACGAGCTCGTGGCAGCCTTGGAAATTTACCATGCCACCCTTGTGGCAAACGGGGCCTTAGCTCAGCGCCGGCGGGAGCGCATCGCCCGCGAGTTGCAGCGCCTCGTCGCCGCCAAGGTCCAGGAGAAAGCGAACGCCGTTCTCGACCTGGAGGGGCGCTTGCAGGACTGGGTGCAATGCGTCGCCGAACGACGCTGCGGCCCCTACACCCTGGTGCGCGAAGGTCTTCAGCAATTCTGGCAGGAGCACAGACGACCATGA
- the mce gene encoding methylmalonyl-CoA epimerase translates to MIKQIAHIGIAVRSLDNHLPFYREVLQLPLQAIEEVPEQKVRVAMFKVGEATIELLEPLSADSPIASFLEKRGEGLHHVAYESDDIVAEIAHLQQHGVRMLDQTPRRGAHGTEIAFIHPSSSGKVLTEICQHRGESHEH, encoded by the coding sequence ATGATCAAACAGATCGCCCACATCGGCATCGCCGTTCGTTCCTTGGATAACCACCTGCCCTTCTACCGCGAGGTGCTGCAACTCCCGTTGCAGGCCATCGAAGAAGTGCCCGAACAGAAGGTCCGGGTCGCCATGTTCAAGGTGGGAGAGGCTACCATCGAACTGTTGGAGCCGCTGAGCGCCGATAGCCCCATCGCCTCTTTCTTGGAAAAGCGCGGCGAAGGCCTGCACCATGTGGCCTATGAAAGTGACGACATTGTCGCCGAAATCGCCCATTTGCAGCAACACGGGGTACGGATGCTAGACCAGACCCCGCGCCGTGGGGCCCATGGGACAGAGATCGCCTTCATCCACCCCAGTTCTTCAGGCAAGGTGCTGACCGAAATCTGCCAGCACCGGGGAGAAAGTCATGAGCATTGA
- a CDS encoding acyl-CoA carboxylase subunit beta — MSIERKILELKQKQEIARLGGGIESIEKQHAKGKLTARERISLVLDKNSFEELDMFRTSTTSQVGLGDKQVFGDGIITGYGSIFGRLVFVYSFDFTVYGGSLSQVVAEKVVKVMDMAAKVGAPIIGINDSGGARIQEGVDALAGYTDIFLRNVLYSGVIPQISAVVGPAAGGAVYSPALTDFIFMVRRTSFMFLTGPKVVKQVTHEEVSADELGGADVHATKSGITHFTFDDEHSLFEGIRTLLRYLPQNNMEEPVVIPNNDPTDRLSEELNYIVPESPNKPYDMKAIIRTVLDNNEFLEVQELFAPNLIIGFGRLNGRSVGIVANQPKHLAGVLDCKASVKAARFVRFCDCFNIPVITFEDVPGFMPGTAQEYNGIIAHGAKMLYAYAEATVPKITVITRKAYGGAFCVMNSKQLRGDIIYAWPTAEIAVMGPEGASEIIYAKEIQAAEDPEKKLAEKIQEYREKFANPYVAASRGMIDEVIEPKVTRYELIKALEMLKNKRDENPPKKHGNIPL, encoded by the coding sequence ATGAGCATTGAGCGCAAAATTCTCGAACTGAAGCAGAAGCAAGAGATCGCCCGCCTGGGCGGCGGCATCGAGTCCATCGAGAAACAGCACGCCAAGGGGAAGCTGACCGCCCGCGAGCGCATCAGCCTGGTCCTGGACAAGAACAGTTTCGAAGAGCTGGACATGTTCCGCACCTCCACCACCAGCCAGGTGGGCCTGGGGGACAAACAGGTCTTTGGTGACGGCATCATCACCGGCTACGGCAGCATCTTCGGCCGCCTAGTGTTCGTCTACTCCTTCGACTTTACCGTCTACGGCGGCTCGTTGTCGCAGGTGGTGGCCGAAAAGGTGGTCAAGGTCATGGACATGGCCGCTAAGGTGGGCGCCCCCATCATCGGCATCAACGACTCGGGTGGCGCCCGCATTCAAGAAGGGGTGGACGCCCTTGCAGGCTATACCGACATCTTCCTGCGCAACGTGCTCTACTCCGGCGTAATCCCGCAGATAAGCGCAGTGGTTGGTCCGGCGGCAGGTGGGGCCGTCTACTCGCCGGCGCTTACCGACTTTATCTTCATGGTGCGGCGCACCTCGTTCATGTTCCTCACCGGGCCCAAGGTGGTCAAGCAGGTGACGCATGAGGAGGTCTCGGCTGACGAGCTGGGCGGCGCGGATGTGCATGCCACCAAGAGCGGCATCACCCACTTTACCTTTGACGACGAGCATAGCCTGTTCGAGGGCATCCGCACCCTGTTGCGCTACCTGCCGCAGAACAACATGGAAGAGCCGGTGGTCATCCCCAACAACGACCCCACCGACCGCCTGAGCGAGGAGCTCAACTACATCGTCCCGGAGAGCCCGAACAAGCCGTACGACATGAAGGCCATCATCAGGACGGTGCTGGACAACAACGAATTTCTGGAGGTGCAGGAGCTGTTCGCGCCCAATCTCATCATCGGCTTCGGCCGTTTGAACGGTCGTTCGGTGGGCATTGTGGCCAATCAGCCCAAGCATCTGGCCGGGGTGCTGGACTGCAAGGCTTCGGTGAAGGCGGCGCGCTTTGTTCGCTTCTGCGACTGCTTCAACATCCCGGTGATCACCTTCGAGGACGTGCCCGGTTTCATGCCCGGCACGGCTCAGGAGTACAACGGCATCATCGCCCACGGCGCAAAGATGCTCTACGCCTATGCCGAGGCCACCGTGCCCAAGATCACCGTGATCACGCGCAAGGCCTACGGCGGTGCCTTCTGCGTCATGAACTCCAAGCAGCTGCGCGGTGACATCATCTACGCCTGGCCCACGGCAGAGATTGCCGTCATGGGGCCGGAAGGGGCGAGCGAAATCATCTACGCCAAGGAGATCCAGGCGGCAGAGGACCCGGAGAAGAAGTTAGCAGAGAAGATCCAGGAATACCGGGAAAAGTTCGCCAACCCGTACGTTGCTGCCAGCCGCGGTATGATCGACGAGGTCATCGAGCCGAAGGTGACGCGCTACGAGCTCATCAAGGCCCTGGAGATGCTCAAGAACAAGCGGGATGAGAACCCGCCCAAGAAGCACGGCAACATTCCCTTGTAG
- a CDS encoding OadG family protein yields MLGSHNLSEGLVIAAAGMAVVFAGLTLIWLAISLFNWFVIIAKRRPEAAAAPEGAVVTAPAAEVPREHLLAIGIAVELYRRLHLEVPESAVTFERGDVRTGWKVGFRYGQRQRPAR; encoded by the coding sequence ATGTTGGGAAGTCACAACCTCTCCGAAGGATTGGTAATCGCCGCTGCGGGCATGGCAGTGGTCTTTGCCGGCCTGACGCTCATCTGGTTAGCTATTTCCCTGTTCAACTGGTTCGTGATCATAGCGAAGCGCCGCCCGGAAGCCGCGGCGGCCCCAGAGGGGGCGGTGGTAACGGCGCCAGCGGCCGAGGTGCCCCGCGAACACCTGCTGGCAATCGGCATCGCCGTGGAGCTCTACCGGCGCCTGCACCTGGAAGTTCCCGAGAGCGCAGTCACCTTTGAACGCGGCGATGTGCGCACCGGTTGGAAGGTCGGTTTCCGCTACGGGCAACGCCAGCGCCCTGCGAGGTAA
- a CDS encoding biotin/lipoyl-binding protein, whose product MKEKKLVLEIEGREYTVVISDFGPQEATIAVDGKPYKVALKDLGSEQLAEVRPAPAPPPSALEPQVPVFAPAKRVAPGSPIHRPKTVGSDYAIAAPLPGLILEILVRDGDVVRRGQAVAILEAMKMENEVTSQTEGVVIDVRFREGDSVNQGDVLVLLKPVEG is encoded by the coding sequence ATGAAGGAAAAGAAACTGGTATTGGAGATCGAAGGAAGAGAGTACACGGTCGTTATCAGCGACTTTGGCCCACAGGAGGCCACCATTGCCGTCGACGGCAAGCCCTACAAGGTGGCGCTCAAGGACTTGGGCAGTGAGCAGCTCGCCGAGGTACGGCCTGCGCCTGCGCCGCCTCCTTCGGCCTTGGAGCCGCAGGTGCCTGTGTTCGCCCCAGCCAAGCGCGTTGCCCCTGGTTCGCCCATCCATCGCCCGAAGACGGTCGGCAGCGACTATGCCATCGCCGCTCCTTTGCCTGGGCTCATCCTCGAGATCCTCGTGCGCGATGGCGACGTGGTCAGGCGCGGTCAGGCCGTGGCCATCCTGGAGGCCATGAAGATGGAAAACGAAGTTACCTCGCAGACTGAGGGCGTGGTCATCGACGTGCGCTTCCGGGAAGGGGATTCTGTCAACCAGGGGGACGTGCTCGTCCTGCTCAAACCGGTGGAGGGATAG